One segment of Natronosalvus halobius DNA contains the following:
- a CDS encoding site-2 protease family protein, protein MDPADPTDPVDGPPLESIEPAFSVYEIAVDGEEIRYYGTPQMAPERMMRELWQDFRDAGYDVQLTVRRGEYVLVAEPRSLGPDGVPWTNVFLLLATVVSTLFAGTMWYGIDPIADPAEMWRAWPFTVAILGVLGVHEMGHYVLSRYHRVDASLPYFLPVPTLIGTMGAVIKMKGQMPDRKALFDIGVAGPIAGLVATVVVTVVGLHLPPVPVPEGATDPNATQIRLGFPPMLELIAAAVDQPLYADDQTRNVNPVVIGGWVGMFITFLNLIPVGQLDGGHILRAMAGDLQETIAALVPGVLFALAGYLYYVGNYSGNSVFIWVFWGLFTGLLAAVGPAVPIDDDRLDRKRFALGVVTFGLGLLCFMPAPIAVIN, encoded by the coding sequence ATGGATCCGGCGGACCCGACCGATCCCGTCGACGGCCCACCCCTCGAGTCGATCGAACCGGCCTTTTCAGTCTACGAGATCGCCGTCGACGGCGAGGAGATTCGCTACTACGGAACGCCGCAGATGGCTCCCGAGCGGATGATGCGCGAACTCTGGCAAGACTTTCGAGATGCCGGCTACGACGTGCAACTCACGGTTCGTCGCGGCGAGTACGTGCTCGTCGCGGAACCGCGCTCACTCGGCCCCGATGGCGTCCCCTGGACGAACGTCTTTCTCTTGCTCGCCACGGTCGTCTCGACACTCTTCGCCGGGACGATGTGGTACGGCATCGATCCGATCGCCGACCCAGCTGAGATGTGGCGCGCCTGGCCGTTCACCGTCGCTATTCTCGGCGTCCTCGGCGTCCACGAGATGGGCCACTACGTGCTGAGTCGCTACCACCGGGTCGACGCCTCATTGCCGTACTTCCTGCCGGTGCCGACGCTCATCGGGACGATGGGCGCCGTGATCAAGATGAAAGGCCAGATGCCCGACCGCAAGGCGCTGTTCGACATCGGCGTCGCGGGTCCGATCGCCGGCCTCGTCGCGACGGTCGTCGTCACCGTCGTCGGCCTCCACCTCCCGCCGGTGCCCGTCCCCGAGGGGGCAACCGACCCGAACGCGACCCAGATTCGACTGGGGTTCCCGCCGATGCTCGAGTTGATCGCGGCTGCCGTCGATCAGCCGCTGTACGCCGACGATCAGACGCGAAACGTCAACCCGGTCGTCATCGGCGGCTGGGTCGGCATGTTCATCACGTTCTTGAACCTGATCCCGGTGGGCCAGCTCGACGGCGGCCACATCCTTCGGGCGATGGCCGGCGACCTCCAGGAGACCATCGCGGCGCTTGTTCCCGGGGTCCTGTTCGCGCTCGCGGGCTACCTCTACTACGTGGGCAATTACAGCGGAAACTCGGTGTTCATCTGGGTGTTCTGGGGGCTGTTCACCGGGTTGCTCGCGGCGGTGGGTCCAGCGGTTCCGATCGACGACGACCGACTGGACCGCAAACGGTTCGCACTCGGGGTCGTCACGTTCGGGCTGGGATTGCTGTGTTTTATGCCGGCACCGATCGCCGTGATCAACTGA
- the thiL gene encoding thiamine-phosphate kinase yields MDERAALALLENRLDPAGDDAAVVDDLVITTDMLHETTDFPPGTTRYTAGWRAVGASLSDVAAMGAEATAAVAAYASPEFDAAALEAFVDGASAVCDLVDAKYVGGDLDTHREFTVATTAVGRADEPVFRDGASPGDVVCVTGTLGRTAAALELFEDGKDGGGDDEGGGGRDGGDGGNANSALERANDLFQFEPRVRAGRALAPHASAMMDSSDGLARSLHQLAEASDCGFALERESIPVAPELEAVADDHETALERAITTGEDFELVCTLPEVAVERVRDELECPLAVVGRVVDADAEITLDGEALADRGYTHGE; encoded by the coding sequence ATGGACGAACGGGCTGCGCTGGCGTTGCTCGAGAACCGGCTCGACCCGGCGGGCGACGACGCCGCCGTCGTGGATGACCTCGTCATTACGACGGACATGCTCCACGAAACGACCGACTTTCCGCCGGGGACGACCCGGTACACGGCGGGCTGGCGCGCCGTCGGTGCCTCGCTCTCGGACGTCGCAGCCATGGGTGCCGAGGCAACGGCGGCCGTCGCCGCCTACGCATCCCCCGAGTTCGACGCCGCAGCCCTCGAGGCGTTCGTCGACGGCGCGAGCGCGGTCTGTGACCTCGTCGATGCGAAGTACGTCGGCGGCGACCTGGACACCCACCGGGAGTTTACGGTGGCGACGACGGCCGTCGGGCGGGCCGACGAGCCGGTGTTTCGCGACGGGGCCTCCCCTGGAGACGTCGTCTGTGTGACGGGGACGCTCGGCCGGACCGCGGCGGCTCTCGAGTTGTTCGAGGACGGCAAAGATGGGGGAGGCGATGACGAGGGTGGAGGCGGCAGAGACGGAGGCGACGGCGGAAATGCCAACAGTGCCCTCGAGCGAGCCAACGACCTCTTCCAATTCGAGCCTCGCGTCCGTGCGGGCCGCGCCCTCGCCCCCCACGCAAGCGCGATGATGGACTCGAGCGACGGCCTCGCCCGATCGCTTCACCAGCTGGCCGAGGCCAGCGACTGCGGGTTCGCCCTCGAGCGCGAGTCGATCCCCGTCGCACCCGAACTCGAGGCCGTAGCCGACGATCACGAAACCGCCCTCGAGCGAGCGATCACGACCGGCGAGGACTTCGAACTCGTCTGCACCCTGCCCGAGGTGGCCGTCGAACGCGTACGGGACGAACTCGAGTGCCCGCTCGCGGTCGTCGGACGGGTCGTAGACGCCGACGCAGAGATCACGCTCGACGGCGAAGCGCTGGCCGATCGGGGCTACACGCACGGCGAGTGA
- a CDS encoding 30S ribosomal protein S19e, whose product MATMYDVPAEALIEALADDLEDDLEQPEWAAFAKNGVNRDLPPVQENFWAVRAASLLRKIADNGPIGVERLATEYGGAKRGSNRYQVAPDKRADGSRNVIRTILQQLEELDLVETAEGEGRRITAEGRSRLDETAGEVLSELDRPELERYA is encoded by the coding sequence ATGGCTACGATGTACGACGTCCCGGCGGAAGCGCTCATCGAGGCGCTCGCCGACGACCTCGAAGATGACCTCGAGCAACCGGAGTGGGCAGCGTTCGCGAAAAACGGCGTCAACCGAGACCTTCCCCCAGTGCAGGAGAACTTCTGGGCGGTCCGTGCGGCGAGCCTGCTCCGCAAAATCGCCGACAACGGTCCCATCGGCGTCGAGCGCTTGGCGACCGAGTACGGTGGCGCCAAACGCGGCTCGAACCGCTACCAGGTTGCCCCCGACAAACGCGCTGACGGCTCGCGAAACGTAATTCGGACGATTCTCCAGCAACTCGAGGAACTCGACCTCGTCGAGACCGCCGAGGGCGAGGGCCGCCGCATCACCGCCGAGGGACGCAGCCGCCTGGACGAGACTGCCGGGGAGGTCCTCTCGGAACTCGACCGTCCGGAACTCGAGCGCTACGCCTGA
- a CDS encoding DNA-binding protein, with translation MNGGQSDDDLEELRRKKLEQLQDRADSQGGQGQGQGQVDAEAQEAAQQQADAQRQALLRQYLTDDARKRLNTVKMSKQQFGEQVERQVVALAQSGRIQGKIDDQKMEQLLKELKPEKKRFDIKRR, from the coding sequence ATGAACGGCGGACAATCGGACGACGATCTCGAAGAACTGCGCCGGAAGAAACTCGAGCAGCTACAGGACCGCGCCGATTCCCAGGGTGGGCAGGGGCAGGGACAGGGGCAAGTCGACGCGGAGGCCCAGGAGGCCGCCCAGCAACAGGCAGACGCCCAGCGCCAGGCCCTGTTACGCCAGTACCTCACCGACGACGCGCGAAAGCGCCTGAACACCGTCAAGATGAGCAAACAGCAGTTCGGCGAGCAGGTCGAACGCCAGGTCGTCGCCCTCGCCCAGAGCGGGCGCATCCAGGGCAAGATCGACGACCAGAAGATGGAGCAGTTGCTCAAGGAGCTCAAACCCGAGAAAAAGCGCTTCGACATCAAGCGCCGCTAG
- a CDS encoding DUF7411 family protein produces MDESTPASLRLGLLYSGGKDSTLAALLLEDFYDVTLTTATFGVTDDWTYARDTARSLGFTFEKLELDPDVATEAVETIRTDGFPRNGIQRVHQHALERLAEMDFDAVADGTRRDDRVPTVSRAQAQSLEDRHDVDYIAPLSGFGRQAVDRLVESTLDVTVGPSEEITRADYEGELRALIAERDGEAALGSIFPAHEQTHVTGVQDWNR; encoded by the coding sequence ATGGACGAGTCGACGCCTGCCTCACTCCGTCTCGGGCTCCTCTACAGCGGCGGCAAGGACTCGACGCTCGCCGCACTTTTGCTCGAGGACTTCTACGACGTGACGCTGACGACGGCCACCTTCGGCGTCACCGACGACTGGACCTACGCACGAGACACCGCCCGTTCGCTCGGCTTCACGTTCGAGAAGCTCGAGCTCGATCCCGACGTCGCGACCGAGGCCGTCGAGACGATTCGCACCGACGGCTTTCCGCGAAATGGAATCCAGCGGGTCCACCAGCACGCCCTCGAACGCCTGGCGGAGATGGACTTCGACGCCGTCGCCGACGGAACGCGACGCGACGATCGAGTGCCAACGGTCTCGCGTGCCCAGGCCCAGAGCCTCGAGGATCGCCACGACGTCGACTACATCGCGCCGCTGTCGGGATTCGGCCGCCAGGCGGTCGATCGGCTGGTCGAGTCGACGCTCGACGTGACGGTCGGACCGAGCGAGGAGATCACACGGGCGGATTACGAGGGCGAGTTACGAGCGCTCATCGCCGAGCGCGACGGGGAGGCGGCGCTCGGGTCGATCTTCCCGGCTCACGAACAGACGCACGTCACGGGCGTCCAGGACTGGAATCGCTGA